A portion of the Oncorhynchus nerka isolate Pitt River linkage group LG27, Oner_Uvic_2.0, whole genome shotgun sequence genome contains these proteins:
- the LOC115112341 gene encoding cleavage and polyadenylation specificity factor subunit 5-like: MSSVPAPNRSSAGWPRGVSQFGGNKYMSAPAKPLSLERTINLYPLTNYTFGTKEPLYEKDSSVAARFQRMREEFDKLGMRRAVEGVLIVHEHRLPHVLLLQLGTTFFKLPGGELSPGEDEVDGLKRLMTEILGRQDGVKQDWVIDDSIGNWWRPNFEPPQYPYIPAHITKPKEHKKLFLVQLQEKALFAVPKNYKLVAAPLFELYDNAPGYGPIISSLPQLLSRFNFIYN, translated from the exons ATGTCGAGTGTGCCTGCTCCCAATCGTTCATCCGCCGGCTGGCCGCGCGGGGTCAGTCAGTTCGGCGGGAACAAATACATGAGCGCGCCTGCAAAaccactcagcctggagagaacCATTAATTT ATACCCTCTCACCAACTACACATTTGGGACCAAGGAGCCTCTGTATGAGAAGGACAGTTCAGTGGCAGCACGGTTCCAGAGGATGCGGGAGGAGTTTGACAAGCTGGGCATGCGGAGGGCGGTGGAGGGAGTGCTTATTGTCCATGAGCACAGGTTGCCCCATGTACTGCTGTTGCAGCTGGGAACCACCTTCTTCAAACT GCCAGGTGGAGAGTTGAGCCCAGGGGAGGATGAGGTGGATGGGCTGAAACGCCTGATGACAGAG ATCCTGGGCCGGCAGGACGGGGTGAAGCAGGATTGGGTGATCGATGACTCCATCGGAAACTGGTGGCGCCCCAACTTTGAACCCCCACAG TATCCCTACATTCCAGCCCACATCACTAAACCCAAGGAGCATAAAAAGCTCTTCCTGGTTCAACTGCAGGAAAAAG CTCTGTTTGCAGTCCCAAAGAACTACAAACTGGTGGCAGCCCCTCTGTTTGAGCTTTATGACAATGCCCCCGGCTATGGGCCAATCATATCCAGCCTACCGCAACTACTAAGCAG GTTCAACTTTATCTACAACTAA
- the LOC135565121 gene encoding hydroxycarboxylic acid receptor 2-like produces the protein MTHVLPSVITGFCCIVGIPGNVVVLIVVGRKFESGNFNMRLMLNLALCDLRVLLCLPLVINNLLRAWDLGPTACKLLFFLIYCSLNGSVLTITLLSVQCCIQVLYPHNWAQLGRMGEEALLLSLWGLAGFIASTAFSVLDVKTYHGSKSCSSHFQSLR, from the coding sequence ATGACCCATGTGTTGCCCAGCGTGATCACAGGCTTCTGTTGCATTGTGGGAATCCCTGGGAATGTGGTGGTTCTGATAGTCGTGGGGCGGAAATTTGAGAGTGGGAACTTCAACATGCGTCTGATGCTGAATCTGGCACTGTGTGACCTGAGGGTCTTGCTGTGCCTGCCTCTAGTTATCAACAACCTACTGAGGGCCTGGGATCTGGGCCCCACCGCCTGCAAGCTGCTCTTCTTTCTGATCTATTGCAGCCTGAATGGTAGTGTGCTGACCATCACCCTGCTGAGTGTGCAGTGCTGCATCCAGGTGCTGTACCCCCACAACTGGGCGCAGCTAGGTCGTATGGGGGAAGAGGCACTCCTCCTGTCCCTGTGGGGGCTGGCAGGGTTCATTGCCTCTACCGCCTTCTCTGTCCTTGACGTCAAGACATACCATGGCAGCAAATCCTGCAGCTCACACTTCCAGAGCCTCAGATAA
- the LOC135565365 gene encoding leukotriene B4 receptor 1-like, with the protein MATLLVQTLLGFVVPCCILVASYFYLHRRVSQAALFRQRTATKLVICIVVSFFCFWTPLHLFNLLALVNLAVQNEVVENVCDSAWNVLMGFTIINSCLNPFLFRNSQGKPPPHHHMTLTSIE; encoded by the coding sequence ATGGCCACCCTACTTGTCCAAACGCTGCTGGGATTTGTAGTTCCCTGCTGCATCCTGGTGGCGTCCTACTTCTACCTCCACAGGAGGGTGAGCCAGGCGGCCCTGTTCAGGCAGCGGACGGCGACCAAGCTGGTCATCTGCATCGTTGTGTCCTTCTTCTGCTTCTGGACTCCACTGCACCTGTTCAACCTGCTGGCCCTGGTGAACTTGGCCGTGCAGAACGAGGTTGTGGAGAATGTGTGTGACTCAGCTTGGAATGTCCTCATGGGTTTCACCATCATCAACAGCTGCCTCAACCCTTTCCTCTTCAGGAATTCCCAGGGCaagcccccaccccaccaccacatGACCCTGACTTCCATTGAGTAG
- the LOC115112310 gene encoding uncharacterized protein LOC115112310 isoform X1 has product MTRGRRTKLESWIEQVILSYGTEPKEEKKNTLIKAHVVGVGRMSEFQARPTEGLTTLLFLSDGVVHIPAILTQDAWETLQEQEDRECFSSLINCTVCVYSYTLQFNMDSEQTRSQFYLSVGELTTTSAGAAKDNTPCCTSLNSVRQKICTTWRSLLAQDSVHTQNTQSEFSLSELLGEWQHDWRQSLLKDVMELLRTPTNPPSSQPSTYHALTHTGTRWAIERFRYKREDTFNVPVSHLHIPDDLSQKLHTPSEDNSETQSGLVPPSEDRTTDPPETDQPIVAADIRQTDRPVPLERRHPAHGPTLSQESMDGEVVSGVTGGAVASPWDMFAPAAELLRTSSASDESITTEPLPLQKSPSLLDPTPQPVTLATFPLATNTQVPTLTHGATQRSGEHSLPPYQKPGTSHSLLPSSGGSSTVSLSTKHQRSGMKLHHSGLTTTLQLPVTEQQDQVEEDVVKRCRKVKKKSSVQSPKDNDITWEEENMQKNCSLPSWMFETQEVSRIGEGSSCKQKAVAALAPRRSSNVHSDGTSFSYSYQLCGRISKDLSHLKIPDGMVHWAVRYLVPSMQTEVVKDTQLRPQTHPS; this is encoded by the exons ATGACTCGGGGTAGGAGGACTAAGTTGGAGTCCTGGATAGAGCAGGTCATCCTGAGTTATGGTACAGAGccaaaggaggagaagaagaacacTCTGATAAAAGCGCATGTTGTTGGG gttggcCGAATGTCAGAGTTCCAAGCCCGGCCGACTGAGGGTTTGACAACGTTGCTGTTCCTCTCTGATGGAGTGGTGCACATCCCCGCCATACTGACCCAGGACGCCTGGGAGACTCTTCAGGA ACAGGAGGACCGTGAGTGCTTCTCCAGTCTCATTAattgcacagtgtgtgtgtattcatacaCCCTGCAGTTCAACATGGACTCTGAGCAG ACAAGGAGCCAGTTTTACTTATCGGTTGGTGAGCTGACCACCACATCAGCTGGGGCTGCTAAAGACAACACCCCTTGCTG CACATCGCTCAACTCAGTCAGACAAAAGATCTGTACAACATGGAG ATCCCTGCTTGCACAGGATTCTGTCCATACTCAGAACACCCAGTCTG AGTTCAGTCTGTCAGAGCTGCTGGGGGAGTGGCAGCATGACTGGCGCCAGTCTCTGTTGAAGGATGTGATGGAACTCCTGAGGACACCCACAAACCCCCCCTCCTCACAGCCCTCCACCTACCACGCCCTCACACACACTGGCACCAGATGGGCTATTGAAAGGTTCAgatataag AGGGAGGATACTTTCAATGTCCCTGTGTCTCACCTACACATCCCAGATGATCTGAGCCAGAAACTACACACACCCTCAG AAGACAACAGTGAAACGCAGAGTGGACTGGTCCCTCCATCTGAAGACAGAACGACAGACCCACCAGAGACCGATCAACCAATCGTTGCTGCTGACATTAGGCAGACTGACAGGCCAGTGCCTCTGGAGAGAAGACATCCTGCTCATGGTCCCACACTTTCCC agGAGAGTATGGATGGTGAGGTGGTGTCAGGGGTGACCGGAGGAGCAGTGGCGAGCCCATGGGATATGTTTGCTCCAGCAGCTGAGCTGCTCAGGACCTCCTCTGCATCTGACG AATCCATCACCACGGAGCCCCTCCCCCTCCAGAAGAGCCCGTCTCTGCTCGACCCCACTCCACAACCAGTCACCCTTGCaacgtttcccctggcaaccaACACCCAGGTGCCAACCCTGACCCATGGGGCTACCCAAAGGTCAGGCGAGCACTCCCTTCCTCCTTATCAAAAACCAGGCACCTCCCACAGCCTACTCCCCTCCAGTGGCGGCTCCTCCACTGTGAGTCTATCTACAAAGCACCAACGCTCTGGCATGAAGCTCCACCACAGTGGCTTAACCACAACACTTCAACTTCCAGTCACGGAGCAGCAGGATCAGGTGGAGGAGGATGTTGTGAAGAGGTGTAGGAAGGTTAAGAAGAAGAGTTCTGTGCAGTCCCCCAAGGATAATGATATCACCTGGGAGGAGGAAAATATGCAGAAGAACTGCAGCCTGCCCTCCTGGATGTTTGAAACTCAGGAGGTTTCCAGGATTGGGGAGGGAAGCAGCTGCAAACAGAAGGCAGTTGCAGCACTAGCCCCCCGGAGGTCCTCCAAT GTTCACAGTGATGGCACTTCGTTCTCATATTCTTATCAGCTGTGTGGCCGCATTTCGAAGGATCTAAGCCATTTAAA GATTCCTGATGGCATGGTGCACTGGGCTGTACGGTACCTGGTCCCTTCCATGCAGACGGAGGTTGTCAAGGACACACAGCTGCGACCGCAGACTCACCCCAGTTGA
- the LOC115112310 gene encoding uncharacterized protein LOC115112310 isoform X2, translating into MTRGRRTKLESWIEQVILSYGTEPKEEKKNTLIKAHVVGVGRMSEFQARPTEGLTTLLFLSDGVVHIPAILTQDAWETLQEQEDRECFSSLINCTVCVYSYTLQFNMDSEQTRSQFYLSVGELTTTSAGAAKDNTPCCTSLNSVRQKICTTWRSLLAQDSVHTQNTQSEFSLSELLGEWQHDWRQSLLKDVMELLRTPTNPPSSQPSTYHALTHTGTRWAIERFRYKREDTFNVPVSHLHIPDDLSQKLHTPSDNSETQSGLVPPSEDRTTDPPETDQPIVAADIRQTDRPVPLERRHPAHGPTLSQESMDGEVVSGVTGGAVASPWDMFAPAAELLRTSSASDESITTEPLPLQKSPSLLDPTPQPVTLATFPLATNTQVPTLTHGATQRSGEHSLPPYQKPGTSHSLLPSSGGSSTVSLSTKHQRSGMKLHHSGLTTTLQLPVTEQQDQVEEDVVKRCRKVKKKSSVQSPKDNDITWEEENMQKNCSLPSWMFETQEVSRIGEGSSCKQKAVAALAPRRSSNVHSDGTSFSYSYQLCGRISKDLSHLKIPDGMVHWAVRYLVPSMQTEVVKDTQLRPQTHPS; encoded by the exons ATGACTCGGGGTAGGAGGACTAAGTTGGAGTCCTGGATAGAGCAGGTCATCCTGAGTTATGGTACAGAGccaaaggaggagaagaagaacacTCTGATAAAAGCGCATGTTGTTGGG gttggcCGAATGTCAGAGTTCCAAGCCCGGCCGACTGAGGGTTTGACAACGTTGCTGTTCCTCTCTGATGGAGTGGTGCACATCCCCGCCATACTGACCCAGGACGCCTGGGAGACTCTTCAGGA ACAGGAGGACCGTGAGTGCTTCTCCAGTCTCATTAattgcacagtgtgtgtgtattcatacaCCCTGCAGTTCAACATGGACTCTGAGCAG ACAAGGAGCCAGTTTTACTTATCGGTTGGTGAGCTGACCACCACATCAGCTGGGGCTGCTAAAGACAACACCCCTTGCTG CACATCGCTCAACTCAGTCAGACAAAAGATCTGTACAACATGGAG ATCCCTGCTTGCACAGGATTCTGTCCATACTCAGAACACCCAGTCTG AGTTCAGTCTGTCAGAGCTGCTGGGGGAGTGGCAGCATGACTGGCGCCAGTCTCTGTTGAAGGATGTGATGGAACTCCTGAGGACACCCACAAACCCCCCCTCCTCACAGCCCTCCACCTACCACGCCCTCACACACACTGGCACCAGATGGGCTATTGAAAGGTTCAgatataag AGGGAGGATACTTTCAATGTCCCTGTGTCTCACCTACACATCCCAGATGATCTGAGCCAGAAACTACACACACCCTCAG ACAACAGTGAAACGCAGAGTGGACTGGTCCCTCCATCTGAAGACAGAACGACAGACCCACCAGAGACCGATCAACCAATCGTTGCTGCTGACATTAGGCAGACTGACAGGCCAGTGCCTCTGGAGAGAAGACATCCTGCTCATGGTCCCACACTTTCCC agGAGAGTATGGATGGTGAGGTGGTGTCAGGGGTGACCGGAGGAGCAGTGGCGAGCCCATGGGATATGTTTGCTCCAGCAGCTGAGCTGCTCAGGACCTCCTCTGCATCTGACG AATCCATCACCACGGAGCCCCTCCCCCTCCAGAAGAGCCCGTCTCTGCTCGACCCCACTCCACAACCAGTCACCCTTGCaacgtttcccctggcaaccaACACCCAGGTGCCAACCCTGACCCATGGGGCTACCCAAAGGTCAGGCGAGCACTCCCTTCCTCCTTATCAAAAACCAGGCACCTCCCACAGCCTACTCCCCTCCAGTGGCGGCTCCTCCACTGTGAGTCTATCTACAAAGCACCAACGCTCTGGCATGAAGCTCCACCACAGTGGCTTAACCACAACACTTCAACTTCCAGTCACGGAGCAGCAGGATCAGGTGGAGGAGGATGTTGTGAAGAGGTGTAGGAAGGTTAAGAAGAAGAGTTCTGTGCAGTCCCCCAAGGATAATGATATCACCTGGGAGGAGGAAAATATGCAGAAGAACTGCAGCCTGCCCTCCTGGATGTTTGAAACTCAGGAGGTTTCCAGGATTGGGGAGGGAAGCAGCTGCAAACAGAAGGCAGTTGCAGCACTAGCCCCCCGGAGGTCCTCCAAT GTTCACAGTGATGGCACTTCGTTCTCATATTCTTATCAGCTGTGTGGCCGCATTTCGAAGGATCTAAGCCATTTAAA GATTCCTGATGGCATGGTGCACTGGGCTGTACGGTACCTGGTCCCTTCCATGCAGACGGAGGTTGTCAAGGACACACAGCTGCGACCGCAGACTCACCCCAGTTGA
- the LOC115112310 gene encoding uncharacterized protein LOC115112310 isoform X3 — translation MVGRMSEFQARPTEGLTTLLFLSDGVVHIPAILTQDAWETLQEQEDRECFSSLINCTVCVYSYTLQFNMDSEQTRSQFYLSVGELTTTSAGAAKDNTPCCTSLNSVRQKICTTWRSLLAQDSVHTQNTQSEFSLSELLGEWQHDWRQSLLKDVMELLRTPTNPPSSQPSTYHALTHTGTRWAIERFRYKREDTFNVPVSHLHIPDDLSQKLHTPSEDNSETQSGLVPPSEDRTTDPPETDQPIVAADIRQTDRPVPLERRHPAHGPTLSQESMDGEVVSGVTGGAVASPWDMFAPAAELLRTSSASDESITTEPLPLQKSPSLLDPTPQPVTLATFPLATNTQVPTLTHGATQRSGEHSLPPYQKPGTSHSLLPSSGGSSTVSLSTKHQRSGMKLHHSGLTTTLQLPVTEQQDQVEEDVVKRCRKVKKKSSVQSPKDNDITWEEENMQKNCSLPSWMFETQEVSRIGEGSSCKQKAVAALAPRRSSNVHSDGTSFSYSYQLCGRISKDLSHLKIPDGMVHWAVRYLVPSMQTEVVKDTQLRPQTHPS, via the exons ATG gttggcCGAATGTCAGAGTTCCAAGCCCGGCCGACTGAGGGTTTGACAACGTTGCTGTTCCTCTCTGATGGAGTGGTGCACATCCCCGCCATACTGACCCAGGACGCCTGGGAGACTCTTCAGGA ACAGGAGGACCGTGAGTGCTTCTCCAGTCTCATTAattgcacagtgtgtgtgtattcatacaCCCTGCAGTTCAACATGGACTCTGAGCAG ACAAGGAGCCAGTTTTACTTATCGGTTGGTGAGCTGACCACCACATCAGCTGGGGCTGCTAAAGACAACACCCCTTGCTG CACATCGCTCAACTCAGTCAGACAAAAGATCTGTACAACATGGAG ATCCCTGCTTGCACAGGATTCTGTCCATACTCAGAACACCCAGTCTG AGTTCAGTCTGTCAGAGCTGCTGGGGGAGTGGCAGCATGACTGGCGCCAGTCTCTGTTGAAGGATGTGATGGAACTCCTGAGGACACCCACAAACCCCCCCTCCTCACAGCCCTCCACCTACCACGCCCTCACACACACTGGCACCAGATGGGCTATTGAAAGGTTCAgatataag AGGGAGGATACTTTCAATGTCCCTGTGTCTCACCTACACATCCCAGATGATCTGAGCCAGAAACTACACACACCCTCAG AAGACAACAGTGAAACGCAGAGTGGACTGGTCCCTCCATCTGAAGACAGAACGACAGACCCACCAGAGACCGATCAACCAATCGTTGCTGCTGACATTAGGCAGACTGACAGGCCAGTGCCTCTGGAGAGAAGACATCCTGCTCATGGTCCCACACTTTCCC agGAGAGTATGGATGGTGAGGTGGTGTCAGGGGTGACCGGAGGAGCAGTGGCGAGCCCATGGGATATGTTTGCTCCAGCAGCTGAGCTGCTCAGGACCTCCTCTGCATCTGACG AATCCATCACCACGGAGCCCCTCCCCCTCCAGAAGAGCCCGTCTCTGCTCGACCCCACTCCACAACCAGTCACCCTTGCaacgtttcccctggcaaccaACACCCAGGTGCCAACCCTGACCCATGGGGCTACCCAAAGGTCAGGCGAGCACTCCCTTCCTCCTTATCAAAAACCAGGCACCTCCCACAGCCTACTCCCCTCCAGTGGCGGCTCCTCCACTGTGAGTCTATCTACAAAGCACCAACGCTCTGGCATGAAGCTCCACCACAGTGGCTTAACCACAACACTTCAACTTCCAGTCACGGAGCAGCAGGATCAGGTGGAGGAGGATGTTGTGAAGAGGTGTAGGAAGGTTAAGAAGAAGAGTTCTGTGCAGTCCCCCAAGGATAATGATATCACCTGGGAGGAGGAAAATATGCAGAAGAACTGCAGCCTGCCCTCCTGGATGTTTGAAACTCAGGAGGTTTCCAGGATTGGGGAGGGAAGCAGCTGCAAACAGAAGGCAGTTGCAGCACTAGCCCCCCGGAGGTCCTCCAAT GTTCACAGTGATGGCACTTCGTTCTCATATTCTTATCAGCTGTGTGGCCGCATTTCGAAGGATCTAAGCCATTTAAA GATTCCTGATGGCATGGTGCACTGGGCTGTACGGTACCTGGTCCCTTCCATGCAGACGGAGGTTGTCAAGGACACACAGCTGCGACCGCAGACTCACCCCAGTTGA
- the LOC115112299 gene encoding capping protein, Arp2/3 and myosin-I linker protein 2-like: protein MGRVDEGVEEFFTKRVLPVDTMKTQNESEEPPITEQEVEVAPASAVPCPAPSRTLRRKLGEFFTLKKRRAVKSEGSQEGKAKKTSIADLIRPLREATRAEKDQVKENEKVKEKESVDDSFVTGDPVEAETPPDGPTPLRGEAPPRRALREGKSQSLILLSGSAANAGNTKNTAQGKVDIQMCSTDPLKQFDGLKQFGQFYTAYERIVFAFICFSLVLVSFRNTRLTAIMALSSASSSCYNVLVCPKLSQERHRVRRER, encoded by the exons ATGGGGCGAGTTGATGAGGGAGTTGAAGAGTTCTTTACTAAGAGAGTCCTTCCTGTCGACACAAT GAAAACACAGAATGAGTCTGAGGAACCCCCCATTACTGAACAGGAAGTGGAAGTAGCGCCTGCTAGCGCCGTCCCTTGCCCCGCCCCTTCCAGAACCCTACGGAGGAAGCTGGGCGAGTTCTTCACCCTTAAAAAGCGGAGGGCTGTGAAATCAGAGGGAAGCCAAGAGGGGAAGGCCAAGAAGACCTCCATCGCCGACCTAATTCGGCCTCTTAGGGAGGCCACCAGAGCTGAAAAAGATCAAGTGAAGGAGAATGAAAAAGTGAAAGAGAAGGAGAGTGTGGATGACAGCTTTGTGACAGGAGATCCAGTGGAAGCAGAAACCCCTCCTGATGGTCCCACTCCACTGAGGGGTGAGGCTCCACCCCGTCGTGCGCTAAGAGAGGGGAAGTCACAGTCTCTCATTCTGCTTTCTGGATCCGCAGCCAACGCTGGGAACACCAAGAACACTGCACAAGGGAAGGTAGATATTCAAATGTGTTCAACCGACCCTTTGAAACAATTTGATGGGTTAAAGCAATTTGGTCAATTCTACACCGCCTATGAAAGGATTGTTTTTGCTTTTATTTGCTTCTCCTTGGTTCTGGTTAGTTTCAGAAACACTCGTCTGACAGCCATCATGGCTTTGAGCAGCGCCTCCAGCTCATGCTACAACGTATTGGTGTGTCCAAAGCTCAGCCAGGAGAGACACAG agtcaggagggagagatga